The proteins below come from a single Aegilops tauschii subsp. strangulata cultivar AL8/78 chromosome 6, Aet v6.0, whole genome shotgun sequence genomic window:
- the LOC120970791 gene encoding triphosphate tunnel metalloenzyme 3-like: MEVEIKLRLPDAAAHRRLSSFLAPRLLRTDAPARPLAAAAAAQRDVRLYGTDDRDPSRAALTLKRRPRIDAGVSRVEEVVEPLDPALALTCVDNPARLDAVDSPIVRLVSDEYGVGGDKAPFVCLGGFRNTRGVYELEEGEGQGLVLELDETHFDFGTNYELECETAEPDQAKEVLERLLTVAGVPYEYSRSNKFACFMAGKLLP; encoded by the coding sequence ATGGAGGTCGAGATCAAGCTCCGTCTCCCTGACGCGGCTGCACACCGgcgcctctcctccttcctcGCGCCCCGCCTGCTCCGCACCGACGCCCCAGCGcggcccctcgccgccgccgccgccgcccagcggGACGTCCGCCTCTACGGCACCGACGACCGCGACCCCTCCCGCGCCGCCCTCACGCTCAAGCGCCGCCCGCGCATCGACGCCGGCGTCAGCCGCGTTGAGGAGGTCGTGGAGCCCCTCGACCCCGCCCTCGCCCTCACCTGCGTCGACAACCCCGCTCGTCTCGACGCGGTCGACTCCCCCATCGTCCGGCTCGTCTCCGACGAGTACGGCGTCGGCGGGGACAAAGCGCCGTTCGTCTGCCTCGGCGGCTTCCGGAACACCCGCGGTGTGTATGAGCTCGAGGAGGGCGAGGGGCAGGGGCTCGTGCTAGAGCTCGACGAGACACACTTCGATTTCGGCACAAACTACGAGCTGGAGTGCGAGACCGCGGAGCCCGACCAGGCCAAGGAGGTCCTGGAGCGGCTGCTCACCGTGGCTGGGGTGCCATATGAGTACTCCCGGAGCAATAAGTTCGCGTGCTTCATGGCCGGGAAGCTGCTTCCGTGA